In Gossypium arboreum isolate Shixiya-1 chromosome 5, ASM2569848v2, whole genome shotgun sequence, a single genomic region encodes these proteins:
- the LOC108452171 gene encoding heavy metal-associated isoprenylated plant protein 6-like, producing the protein MGEKVTIMVLKVDLQCRRCYKKVKQVLCKFPQIRDQKYDEKANTVTIKVVCCDPEKMRGKIRCKGGDSIKSIEIKPPPKPKDPENSEKEPEKKTEKPTESEKKSEKPKETPPKSPAKQASPPEGFCCTDCYHGHRGGPCYFGGPPPPPYYWPYGRPVYVNWGGCGGSTYCYCFEENPQCSVM; encoded by the exons ATGGGGGAGAAG GTGACGATAATGGTGCTGAAGGTCGACCTTCAGTGTAGACGCTGCTACAAGAAGGTGAAGCAAGTACTTTGCAAATTCCCTC AAATACGAGACCAGAAATACGACGAGAAGGCCAACACGGTGACAATCAAGGTAGTTTGCTGCGATCCAGAGAAGATGAGGGGCAAGATACGTTGCAAGGGTGGCGATTCCATCAAGAGCATTGAGATCAAACCACCTCCAAAGCCCAAGGACCCCGAGAATTCTGAGAAGGAACCTGAAAAGAAAACAGAGAAGCCTACAGAGTCCGAGAAGAAGTCTGAAAAGCCCAAAGAAACACCACCAAAGTCACCGGCGAAACAGGCTTCTCCTCCGGAAGGCTTTTGTTGCACTGATTGTTATCATGGTCATCGTGGTGGCCCTTGCTACTTTGGTGGACCACCTCCGCCCCCATACTATTGGCCTTATGGTAGGCCAGTTTATGTTAACTGGGGCGGCTGCGGCGGAAGCACCTACTGTTATTGTTTTGAAGAAAACCCACAATGCTCAGTCATGTAA
- the LOC108450985 gene encoding uncharacterized protein LOC108450985, translating to MADKHKVTIMVLTVDLRCRRCYLKVEKFLRKFPQIRDQTFDEKANTVTISVVCCNPEKVRDKLRYKGGFSIESIEIKPPPKSPARRDSSLPKPPATLPQKPPATLLRKPPETPVSSQLTAGTWAGFCCNACYHGQRGGPCYFGGPTPPPCYWTYSSPVYDRWGGGSYKYC from the exons ATGGCCGACAAGCACAAG GTGACGATAATGGTGCTGACAGTCGACCTTCGGTGTCGTCGCTGCTACTTGAAAGTGGAGAAATTTCTTCGTAAATTCCCTC AAATACGAGACCAGACATTCGACGAGAAGGCCAACACGGTGACCATCAGTGTGGTTTGCTGCAATCCGGAGAAGGTGAGGGACAAATTACGTTACAAGGGTGGCTTTTCCATCGAGAGCATTGAGATCAAACCACCTCCAAAATCACCAGCCAGACGGGATTCTTCACTGCCGAAACCACCAGCTACTTTACCGCAGAAACCACCAGCTACTTTACTCCGGAAACCACCAGAAACACCGGTTTCTTCACAGCTGACGGCTGGTACGTGGGCTGGATTTTGTTGCAATGCATGTTATCATGGCCAACGTGGGGGCCCTTGCTACTTTGGTGGACCAACACCACCTCCATGCTATTGGACTTATAGTAGTCCCGTTTATGATAGGTGGGGCGGCGGCAGCTACAAGTATTGTTAG